Sequence from the Lysobacter capsici genome:
CGCGACCAGGGCGTGATCGACCTCAGCCGCCCGGTGCCGGGCGACGGCGGCTTCGGCTGGCGGGTGCAGGCGCGCGGCGGCGACGGCGAGGAAGGCGGCCTGGCCGAGGCCGGTTGGCTGACCTCGTACGGCCGTTTCAACTTTGGCGTCGCGCGCCAGGGCGACAACGATTACGGCTACGCCAGCGCCAGCGGTTCGCTGGTGTGGATGGGCGGCCATGCCTTCGCCGCGCGCAACGTCAGCGACGCGTTCGCGGTGGTGTCCACCGGCGGCGTGGCCGACGTGCCGGTGCTGCTGGAAAACCGACCGATCGGCCGCAGCGATCGCGACGGCATGCTGCTGGTCACTCCGCTCAACGCCTGGCAACGCAACCGCATCGCGATCGATCCGATGGAACTGCCGGCCGATGTGCAACTCGGTCAGGTCGAAGTGCAGGCGACGCCGAAGGATCGCTCCGGCACCTTGGTGCGTTTCGCGATCGACAAGATCCGCCCGGCGGTATTGGTGCTGCGCGATGCCTCCGGCCAGCCGCTGCCGCTGGGCAGCCGCGTGCGCCTGAGCGATGGCGGCGACGCGATCGTCGGCTACGACGGCGAGGCTTACCTCGATCGCGTGGGCGACGCCAACGACCTGCGCGTCGACACGCCGAGTGGCGGGTGCCGGGTGCGCTTCACGTATCCGCGGGGGCCGGGCATCCCGCGCATCGGCCCGCTGAGCTGCGTACCGGAGCGATCGCCATGAACCTGCGCCGCCTGATCGCCGTGTCGTGTGTGTTGCTCGCGCTGGCCGCGCCGATGCCGGCCTTTGCCGCGACCACCTGCACCGCGTCGATGACCAATCTCAACTTCCCCGCCACCACCGGCGCGATCAGCGACGCCAGCGCGACCCTGACCGTCACCTGCACCACCGGCGCGCTGTCGCTGCTGGCGCGGGCCAAGGTCAACATGTGCGTGAGCATCTTCAGCGGCACCGACGGCGGCGGTACCCTCAATCCGCGGCGCATGCTCAACGGCTTCAACGATCCCTTGCAGATGCAGCTGTACACCGACGCGGCGCGCAGCGCGATCTGGGGCGCGCGCGGCAATGGCACCGTGCCGAATTTCCTGCCATTGCAGTTCGACTACGCCGTGCCCGTGCTCGGCGGCACCCAGACCCTGAGCGCGACCCTGTACGGCCGCATCCCCGCGCAGAGCGCACTCAACGCCGGCACCTACAGCAACCGCTTCACCGGCGCGCTCGATACCCTGATCGAGTTCCGCTACGCCGAGGCCCTGCTCGGCGATCCGCCGATGCCGGCCTCATGCACCACCGGCGGCAGCGCCGGCGCGCCCAGCCAGTTCCCCTTCACCGTCAACGGCTCGGTGCCCAACACCTGCACGCTCACGCCCAAGCCGGTGCCCGACCTCGCCTTCGGCAACGTGCCGGGCCTGATCACCGCCAACGTCGACCGCACCACCGCGATCGGCCTGGTCTGCACCGGCCGCACGCCGTGGCAGATCGGCCTCAACAACGGCTTGAACGCGAGCGGCGCGGTGCGGCGCATGCGCAACGCCGGCGGCCAGTTCGTCAGCTACGAGCTGTACCGCGACAGCCCGCGCAGCCTGCGCTGGGGCAACACCCTGGGCAGCGACACCCTGGCCGGCACCGGCAGCGGCACCGCGCAATCGCTGACCGTGTACGGGCGGGTCGCGCCGCAGACGCCGAACGTGGGGACCTACAGCGATACGATCGTGGTGACGGTGACGTATTGATCGCGGTGCGTGGTCGCGGTGCGAGCAAGCGCGCCGATATCGTTCGGAACGCGGCAATGCTTGGAAACCGCAACCGGGCTGTTCCCGCGGGGCGATGTTGAAACCGTCTTGCGCTGGATTTTTCGCGCCGTGCGTCCGGGCATGCCGCCGTGGACCACGGGCGCCTTCATGGTTGAGGGCGCCAACTTAAAACGTCGGTTACGTGCCTTGAAGGTCGGTCGTCGTTGATGGCCGTCGACCGGTAGCCGTAACGTTCGCAGGCGGGTCGCAAGGTGATCGAGACGTCCGCGATGACGCGTCGGCAACGTCGCCTCGGTTCCGCTGTCGGCCCGCCAAGCCGCCGAGCGCCTGTCTCGTCACCCGGCGGGGACCGCTCGGGCAGCCGGCCTGGCCAGTTGGCGCGTCGACGCGCCGTCGGGGAGTGCCTGCGCACTCCCCGACGGCGGTCCTCGTCTGGATTACTTCGCCGCCGCTCGCGCCGCTGCGACGATCACCTTGGCCACCGATTCCGGGTCGGACACCATCGGCACATGGCTGGTCGGCAGCACCGTGGTGGTCGCGCCGATCTTCTTGGCCAATGCGCGCTGCGCGCCCGGGTCGATCATGCGGTCCTGGGCGGCGACGATGTACCACGACGGCTTACTGGTCCATGCGGCCACGGTGACGGGCTGTTCGAAGTTGGCGCCGCGCACCGCGCCTTGGGTGGCGTGGATCAGGTTGGCTTCCTCGGCGCTGACGTCCTGGGCGAAGTCGCGGGCGATCGCGTCGGCGGGCAGGGTCAGGTAACCGTCGGCGTCGGCGATGAAGTGGGCGAAGCCCGGCGGCGTCGGGAAGTCCTTGGTGTCGACCACCGGCGCGGCATTGAGCGAAGGCGCGAAGGCGGCGACGTAGACCAGGGCCTTGACCTTGTCGTGTCCACCGGCCTGGGTGATGACCGAGCCACCCCAGGAATGGCCGACCAGCACGACCGGGCCGGACTGCGCATTGACGACGCGGTTGGTGAAGGTCACGTCGTCTTCCAGCGAGGTCAGCGGGTTCTGCACCGCGACGGCGTTCAAGCCCTGGGCCTGGAGCAACGGGATGACCTTGTTCCACGACGAGCCGTCGGCGAAGGCGCCGTGGACCAGCACCACGGTCGGACGGGGCTTGGCGGTCGGGGCGGGAGTGGCGGCGGAAGCCGTGCCCAGGCTGAGGGAGGCGGCGAGGACCAGGGGGGCGAGGATGTTCATGTAGGCTCCTTGAGGATGGGATTGGCTGGACGGGCCGGGTCATTCCCGGTGACGTCACTATCCTCGCTACGACTGTCCTTTAAGTGACGTAAAGTACAGATAACTTGCCATAGAGTCCAAAAATGACCGACAGGCTCGAGGCCCTGCTGGCCCACTTCCCGGTGCGGGCATCGATCCTGCACGCCGGCGCCCTGTGCGGCATCCACGAACTGCCGCCGCGCGGCACCCTGGGCCAGTTGCACCTGGTCCGGCGCGGCACCGTGGTCGTGCATCACGCCGCGGGCAAGCCGATCACGCTCACCGAGCCGAGCCTGCTGCTGTATCCGCGGCCCTGCGCCCATCGCTTCGTGATCGACGACCGCGAGGGCGCCGAGTTGGCCTGCGCCGACCTGGCGTTCGACGGCGCGGCCGAACATCCGCTGGTGGCTGCGTTGCCCGACCTCGTGTGCCTGCCGCTGGACCAACTGGGCAGCGCGCGCCCGTTGCTGGATCTGCTGTTCGAGGAGGCGTTCGACCAGCGCTGCGGTCGCGGCGAGGTGCTGGCGCGACTGTTCGAACTGGTGCTGATCCAGGTATTGCGGCATCAGATGGAAGGACAGCGGGGGCAGGCGGGATTGATGTCGGGGCTCGCGCATCCGCGCCTGCGCCGCGCGATCACCGCGATGCACGAACGGCCGCGGGACGACTGGACCCTGGAGGCGCTGGCCGCGACAGCCGGCATGTCGCGCAGCTCGTTCGCGCAAACGTTTCGCAGCACCGTGGGCAGCACGCCCGGCGAGTACCTGCAGCGGTGGCGCATCTTGCTGGTGCAGAAGGGGCTGCGCAGCGGCAAACCCCTCAAGCTGCTGGTGGACGATGTGGGCTACGCGAGCGAGTCGGCCTTGTCGCGCGCGTTCAAAGCGCAGGTGGGGGTTTCGCCGAGGCAGTGGCGGGGACAGGCTGGTCCCAGTCCGCCGTGACTGAACCCGGCCTTCCCTGTCGAGGGCTGGGGCCAGACCCGGGGAGGACATCGACGCCATCGACCTTCAGACCCCGGGTGCCGCGGTGCTGTGCTCAATACGGAAGGCCGCAGGCAAAAGAAAAGGAGGCCGAAGCCTCCTTGCAAATCGGCTTGCGCCGATAGATTTCGAGTTGTGGCATGGCCCCGGCTGGCACCGGGATGGGCGCAGACTACCGCCGGGGGCTAGTTAATGCAACACTTGAAGTGCTTCGCTATAACTTATTGATTTTAAATTGCAATCTGTCGCCAGAGCGACTGAGATCACTCAGGGCGCCACATCCAGCGCGGCCCGCTTGGCCAGCCGGCGCGCATCGCGCGACTGGCTGTAGTCGTTGTTGAAGGTCATCGCCTCCCACGAGCCGTAGCTCGGGTTCGGCAGCATCCACCAGCGTTCGCCGAACCAGTCGTGGTACTGCTCCAGCAGCGCGTCGCGGCCCTCGGGCGTGTTGGCCACGACCTGGACGAAGTCGCCCAGCTGGTCGCCGAACTGCATCAGCACGCGGTATTGCTTGCCGGCCAGCAGGCGACGGCAGTTCTTTTCGCTGCCGTTCTGCTCGCAGCCGTCGACCACCGTGCCCAGGCCGAGGAACACCGAATCGTCGGCGACCGGCAGGCCGGCCTGGCGCAGATTGGCCAAGGTCGCGTCCTTCAGATGCACCGCGCGGTTGGACAGGTACAGCACGGTCACGCCCTTGGCCTGCGCGGCCTTGGCGAAATCGACCACGCCCGGCAGCGGCTTGGCCTTTTTCTCGGCGACCCAGGCGTCCCAGGTCACTTCGTCGTATTCCTTGCCGTCGCGGACCAGCCGCGCCTGATACGGCGAGTTGTCGAGCACGGTTTCGTCGACGTCCATCACCACCGCCGGCTTGAGGCCCTTGGCCGGATTGCCGCGCTCCTCGGGCACCAGCGCGTCCCAGTTGGGCTGCTTGAGGGCGACGTCGAGCTTGTCGGCGGCGGCGCGGTAGACCGTCTCGGTGGCCGCGCGGTATTCGACCGAACGCTGCATCCACAGCACGGCGTTGAGGTTGTCGTCGGCGCCGCCCGGCTTGGCGGCGGCCGGTGCCGTCGCGGGCTTGGCCTCGGCCGGCGTGGCGGACGCCGCGCTCGGCGGCGCCGGCTTGCAGGCGGCCAGGGCGAGCACGCAGGCGAGCGTGGTCAGGGGCAAGGCGCGGATAGGCATGCGCGGTCGGTCCATGGGAAAGGCGGGGAGTGTAGGCCGCGAGACAAAACGGTGTCGATTCTCGGCCATCCCGGCTTGGGCGCTGCGCGTGGCCCCACTCGGCGCGCCGCGGCGCTAGTCCGAAAGGCTGCAGGCCTCGAGGATCGGCTCGCCCGCCTCCTCGCCCGCGCCGGTGCAGTCCAGTTGGATCGACTGGCCCCGGCTCAATCCGGCCACGGCCTCGTCCGACAAGTTCCTGGCCCGCACCGGCCCGACGCCGCGATCGGTCAATTTCAGCAGCGGCTCATCGTTCGCATCGCGGCCGATGCTGGCGATCCGCCCCGACACGCGCAGCGCAGTGTCTTTGTAGAGCCAGTCGGCCGCCGCCGCATCCTCGCGGTAGGCCGTCGCAAGCGTGTTGACGGCGACCTCGCGCGGGCTGGCGTCGGCGGCGCGGTCGATCTCCTGCGGGCTGTCGGCATTGCCGTTGTTCTCCAGCGCGGACATGGCCGACAGCCCGCCGAGCAGGAAAATCCAGCCGAACAGGTACACCAGCGGCGACACGATCAACGACGCCAGCAATTGGAACAAGCCGCCGAGCGCGCCGTGCTTGGCCATGCCCACGATCGCCAGGATGAAAGCGGCCAGGTTCAACGGCCAGCCAATCAGCAGGCCGCTGCCCGGTATCGGGATCAGAAAACACACCCAGGCGATCACCAGGCAGATCCACGCGGCCCGGCCGGCGCCGTTCGGCGCGGGATGCGAAGGGGTCATTGCGTTCATCGAAACAGTCCTTGTCCAGGTGCCATGCGCTCGGCGTCATGGGGATACCGATTATCCATCTCAACCAATGCGCAGGCCTGGTCGTGGATGGCGACTTACTCGCCGCCGCGGTGTCGGCGCATCGGCGCGCGCGTCAGCGTTGGCGCGACGCGGACGCGGCGGGCGCGGCCACATGCGCGATGCATTCGACCTCGACCTTCGCGCCCATCGCCAGGCCCGAGGCCGCCAGCGCGCTGCGCGCGGGGAACGGCGCGCTGAAGTGCTTGCGATAGACCTCGTTGAACGCCGGCCAGTCGCCGATATCGGCCAGGAACACCGTGCATTTGACGACATCGCGCATCGACGCGCCGTGGCGTTCGAGCACAGTGCGGATATTGACCAGGGTCTGCTCGGCCTCGGCCTGGATACCGCCCTGAGCCAAGGCATTGCCGCTGCCCGGCACGGTGCCGATCTGCCCCGACAGGAACAGCAGGTCGCCGCTGCGCACCGCTTCGGAGAACGGCAGCTTGGCCGCGGCCGGATCGGGCGAACTCAAGAATTCAGGCTTACGCGCGTCGCCCGCGCATGCGGCCTGCGCCGCGAACAACAGCGGCACGGCGATACCGAGGCGGGCGACGGAAACGCAGTGGATCGCGGCGGATGCAATCGACGGGACGAGGCGCATGCGGACTCCGGTTCGATACGGTGTGGGTGACTACGATGCCGCGATCATCGACGCGACGCTTCGCCCTGGCCAGTGCCCGCGCTCAATCGGCGTCGGTTTCGAGCGCGTCGCGGGTCAGCCGGAAGCGCCAGAAATCGCGGGTTCGGCCTTGCACGATGCGCAGGCCGCGCACCAATTCGTCGCGCCGGAAGCCGCATTTCTCCAGCACATGCTGGCTGGCCAGATTGACGTCGAGGCAATAGGCCTCGACGTAGTCGTAGCCGCGGATGTCCAGACCCCAGTCGGCGATCGCCAGACAGGCTTCGCTGGCGATCCCGCGGCCCCAGTGCTCGGGATGCAGGTTGTAGGCGATCTCGCCGCCGCGCGGCGCGTCCCAGACGGTGTGGAAACCGACCGTGCCGATCAACTCGTCCAGGTCGTCGACGATCGCGAACAACGCGGGCGCGTCGTGATCGAACGGTCGCGACGCGATGATTTCCGGATACAGCACCTCGATGCCGTCGAGCTTCCAGCTGGTGTGCTCGACCGCGCCCGGCAGCGACAGGTAGGCGAACCAGGCCGGCGCATCGGCCATCGTCATCGGACGCAGGTGCAGGCCGACGCGATGCAGCCGCGGCATCATGCCGGCGGTGCGCCCGGCACCGGCGCGACCTGCAGCGACACTTGCTTGGCGCCGTCGGCGACCCATTGCGTGCCGACCTCATTGAAGCCGTAGCGCGCGTGGAAGCGGCTCGACACTTCATTGAACGGGACGATGTAGAACTCGCAGGTCACCTGCTCGAAGCCGCGCTCGCGCGCGAACGCGAACAGATCGTCGTAAAGCAGGCCTCCGAGCCGGCGGCCCTGATGACTGCCGGCCACGGCGATGCGGTCGACGTAGAGAAAGGCCGGATAGCGCTGCGAAAACCACAGGTAATTGGGGCTGTCGTAGTCGGCGCCCTGCGCGAACGCGAGCAGGAACGCGACCACGCTGTCGCCGTCGCAGGCGACACGGTGATAGACCGATTCGCGATCGAGCTTGGCCAGTCGCTCGGCATCGAGCGGGCTCATCAGCGCTTCGGATTCGAGGTTGAGGGCGAGGATCGCCGGGTAATCGGCGGCGGTGACGGGGCGGATGCGCAGGCTCATGCGGGCAGTATGCGCGAGCGGTCGCTGCGTGTGCGCATGGGGTTTGACGTCGTGTGCCTGCGACGTCGGGATCGATGCGTGCGCCGGGGCGTGCGGTTACGCGGTCGCGGCTTGCGCCGCTCCTACAGGGCGCGACCGAAGCATGGTGGCTACCTGTAGGAGCGGCGCAAGCCGCGACCGCGCCACCGCGACCACGACGTCACGCCACGCAA
This genomic interval carries:
- a CDS encoding OB-fold protein; its protein translation is MIAWVCFLIPIPGSGLLIGWPLNLAAFILAIVGMAKHGALGGLFQLLASLIVSPLVYLFGWIFLLGGLSAMSALENNGNADSPQEIDRAADASPREVAVNTLATAYREDAAAADWLYKDTALRVSGRIASIGRDANDEPLLKLTDRGVGPVRARNLSDEAVAGLSRGQSIQLDCTGAGEEAGEPILEACSLSD
- a CDS encoding RidA family protein, whose protein sequence is MRLVPSIASAAIHCVSVARLGIAVPLLFAAQAACAGDARKPEFLSSPDPAAAKLPFSEAVRSGDLLFLSGQIGTVPGSGNALAQGGIQAEAEQTLVNIRTVLERHGASMRDVVKCTVFLADIGDWPAFNEVYRKHFSAPFPARSALAASGLAMGAKVEVECIAHVAAPAASASRQR
- a CDS encoding Csu type fimbrial protein; the protein is MNLRRLIAVSCVLLALAAPMPAFAATTCTASMTNLNFPATTGAISDASATLTVTCTTGALSLLARAKVNMCVSIFSGTDGGGTLNPRRMLNGFNDPLQMQLYTDAARSAIWGARGNGTVPNFLPLQFDYAVPVLGGTQTLSATLYGRIPAQSALNAGTYSNRFTGALDTLIEFRYAEALLGDPPMPASCTTGGSAGAPSQFPFTVNGSVPNTCTLTPKPVPDLAFGNVPGLITANVDRTTAIGLVCTGRTPWQIGLNNGLNASGAVRRMRNAGGQFVSYELYRDSPRSLRWGNTLGSDTLAGTGSGTAQSLTVYGRVAPQTPNVGTYSDTIVVTVTY
- a CDS encoding alpha/beta fold hydrolase, translated to MNILAPLVLAASLSLGTASAATPAPTAKPRPTVVLVHGAFADGSSWNKVIPLLQAQGLNAVAVQNPLTSLEDDVTFTNRVVNAQSGPVVLVGHSWGGSVITQAGGHDKVKALVYVAAFAPSLNAAPVVDTKDFPTPPGFAHFIADADGYLTLPADAIARDFAQDVSAEEANLIHATQGAVRGANFEQPVTVAAWTSKPSWYIVAAQDRMIDPGAQRALAKKIGATTTVLPTSHVPMVSDPESVAKVIVAAARAAAK
- a CDS encoding AraC family transcriptional regulator, translating into MTDRLEALLAHFPVRASILHAGALCGIHELPPRGTLGQLHLVRRGTVVVHHAAGKPITLTEPSLLLYPRPCAHRFVIDDREGAELACADLAFDGAAEHPLVAALPDLVCLPLDQLGSARPLLDLLFEEAFDQRCGRGEVLARLFELVLIQVLRHQMEGQRGQAGLMSGLAHPRLRRAITAMHERPRDDWTLEALAATAGMSRSSFAQTFRSTVGSTPGEYLQRWRILLVQKGLRSGKPLKLLVDDVGYASESALSRAFKAQVGVSPRQWRGQAGPSPP
- a CDS encoding GNAT family N-acetyltransferase → MSLRIRPVTAADYPAILALNLESEALMSPLDAERLAKLDRESVYHRVACDGDSVVAFLLAFAQGADYDSPNYLWFSQRYPAFLYVDRIAVAGSHQGRRLGGLLYDDLFAFARERGFEQVTCEFYIVPFNEVSSRFHARYGFNEVGTQWVADGAKQVSLQVAPVPGAPPA
- a CDS encoding 5'-nucleotidase, lipoprotein e(P4) family, giving the protein MDRPRMPIRALPLTTLACVLALAACKPAPPSAASATPAEAKPATAPAAAKPGGADDNLNAVLWMQRSVEYRAATETVYRAAADKLDVALKQPNWDALVPEERGNPAKGLKPAVVMDVDETVLDNSPYQARLVRDGKEYDEVTWDAWVAEKKAKPLPGVVDFAKAAQAKGVTVLYLSNRAVHLKDATLANLRQAGLPVADDSVFLGLGTVVDGCEQNGSEKNCRRLLAGKQYRVLMQFGDQLGDFVQVVANTPEGRDALLEQYHDWFGERWWMLPNPSYGSWEAMTFNNDYSQSRDARRLAKRAALDVAP
- a CDS encoding GNAT family N-acetyltransferase: MMPRLHRVGLHLRPMTMADAPAWFAYLSLPGAVEHTSWKLDGIEVLYPEIIASRPFDHDAPALFAIVDDLDELIGTVGFHTVWDAPRGGEIAYNLHPEHWGRGIASEACLAIADWGLDIRGYDYVEAYCLDVNLASQHVLEKCGFRRDELVRGLRIVQGRTRDFWRFRLTRDALETDAD